A part of Lycium barbarum isolate Lr01 unplaced genomic scaffold, ASM1917538v2 unchr_scaffold_21, whole genome shotgun sequence genomic DNA contains:
- the LOC132625657 gene encoding uncharacterized protein LOC132625657 has translation MPPKKATAAQKGKAKVAETSRAPRVTVTRARAQTMPGITLQSEGSITPPAEPGAGPSAAPATPAPAAPAPQSGADDRTLTEAVQLLTTLVAGQAQRHGRRDDDDGRRDSLRVREFLLCGPPEFSGSKPDEDPHDFIRGMRRSVDLVRASETESVELASHRLRDVAAHWYESWELARGRGASPATWDEFEAAFLSHFLPPELRRARVDRFLQIRQRGRSVREYNLEFDSLARYAPAIVAEMADRMHRYVIGLDRYLVESCMSMASRTDMDIARLQAYAQGMEDRYRADQSTRDRDRRPPKRARFAGYSGDSRGGQPQQRQSGRQLPPPGQSTQSGGRRFDSAGPSGAGQGSRAAGPQVSRGPSQPRPPRPRCSHCGKSHPGECYRATGACFTCGGQGHFMRDCPLASGSGSVAQPTGSAAGSSSAPSVARPAGRGVPTSAGRGRGRGGVAGSSGPSNRIYALASRQDQEASPNVVTGTDIGDPPL, from the exons atgcctccgaaaaaggcaacggcggcccagaagggcaaggcgaaagTGGCAGAGACTAGTCGGGCACCGAGAGTCACCGTTACCCGAGCTCGAGCTCAGACTATGCCCGGTATTACACTTCAGTCAGAGGGATCCATTACACCACCGgcagagcctggagcaggtccctCAGCAGCTCCAGCGACTCCAGCGCCCGcagctccagctcctcagtcAGGGGCGGATGACAGGACATTGacagaggctgtgcagttactgactaccctggtagcgggacaggctcagAGACACGgccggagggatgatgatgatggcaggcgggacagcctgagggttcgggagttcttattatgtggccctccagagttttccgggtctaagcccgacgaggaccctcaTGACTTTATtagggggatgcgacgctcagtagatttggtcagggcttcagagaccgagtctgttgagctggcttcgcacaggctacgggatgttgctgctcactggtacgagtcttgggagctagcTAGAGGCCGGGGTGCTTCCCCAgccacttgggacgagtttgaggctgcttttctcagccactttttgcctccagagttgCGGAGGGCGAGAGTGGACAGGTTTTTGCAGATTCGACAGAGGGgccggagtgttcgtgagtataacctggagtttgattcactggcccGATATGCTCCGGCTATAGTGGCAgagatggctgaccggatgcaccgatatgtgatcgGGCTGGACCGTTACTTAGTTGAGTCCTGTATGTCGATGGCATCACGgacagatatggatatcgccAGATTACAGGCGTATGCTCAGGGGATGGAGGACAGGTACCGAGCAGATCAGTCCactagagatcgtgacaggaggccgcccaagagggctaggttcgcaggttattccggggattctcgaggcggacagcctcagcagcggcagtcaggcagacagctacctccacCCGGccagagtactcagtcaggcggtcggagatttgatagtgcgggaccgtctggggccggtcagggctccagagcggcaggtccACAGGTgtccagaggccccagccagcccagaccacctaggccccgttgttctcattgcgggaagtctcatccaggggagtgttatcgagctacaggAGCTTGTTTTAcgtgcggcggtcagggccattttatgagagattgtccgttggccagcggttccggtagtgtggctcagccgacagggtcagccgccggttcatcatctgctccatctgttgcacgccctgcagggcgaggtgtgCCGACatcggcgggacgcggtcgaggccgcggtggcgttgcaggttctagcggtccttcgaaccgcatatatgctttggccagccgccaggatcaggaggcttcgccaaacgtcgtcacag gtacagacattggtgatcccccATTGTAG